In Pyrus communis chromosome 8, drPyrComm1.1, whole genome shotgun sequence, one genomic interval encodes:
- the LOC137742870 gene encoding uncharacterized protein, with translation MANLAKLDFVALDITGNNYLTWVVDTKIHLEARNLGETIKEENSASSQDWVKVMIFIRHHLDEGLKMYNSAMFRISSQMKLCGETIIEEYMLEKTFSTFHASNVLLQQQYRKPGFTKYNQLLSMLLVAKQNNELLMKNHQSRLTGSTPFPEVNNASLEMNIIFSWQ, from the exons atggcgaacttggcaaaacttgattttgttgctctGGATATTACTGGGAATAACTACCTTACCTGGGTagtggataccaagatccatttgGAGGCAAGGAATCTTGGAGAAACCATCAAGGAGGAAAATAGTGCATCCTCTCAAGATTGGGTGAAGGTCATGATCTTTATTCGTCACCACCTTGATGAAGGATTGAAAA TGTACAACTCTGCAATGTTCAGAATTAGCTCCCAGATGAAGCTTTGTGGGGAGACCATCATTGAGGAatatatgctggaaaagactttcagcacctttcatgcctccaacgtgCTCTTGCAGCAGCAATATAGAAAGCCAGGCTTTACTAAGTACAACCAGCTGCTATCGATGCTCCTTGTGGctaaacaaaacaatgagcttctgatgaaaaatcatcagtccCGACTTACTGGATCAacaccattcccagaagtgaataATGCTTCTCTTGAAATGAACATCATCTTCTCGTGGCAATAA